The genome window CACGGTGATTGATCATACTCTGTATTTTGTGAATGTGGGAGACAGCCGGCTTTATCTGGTCAATAAGGATATCAGGCAGCTTTCCAGGGACCATTCTTTAGTGGAGGAAATGGTGCGGCTTGGCGGCATCAATGAAGAAGAGGCGAAGCATCACCCGGATAAGAATATTATCACAAGAGCCATCGGGGTCAAGGCGAAAGTGGATGCCGACTTTTTTGAGCATGGCCTGAAAAAGGGAGATACGATTCTTATGTGCACGGATGGACTTTGCAATATGGTAGACGATGAGGAGATTTTTTCTATTATTAAAGGGGCAAGAGATATTGTGGAAGCGGGTCAGATGCTGATTGACCGCGCGAATGAAAATGGGGGAAAAGATAACATAGGTGTTGTGTTAGCACAGCCGTTTTCTAATGAGGTGAGTATATGGTAAAAGATGGGATTTTTTTAGGGGAAAGGTATGAGGTGCTTAGCAAGATCGGCACCGGCGGAATGGCAGATGTCTACAAAGGGAAGGACTGCATGTTGAACCGTTTTGTTGCGATCAAGGTGTTAAAAAAGGAGTACCGGGAAGATAAGGGATTTGTAAAGAAATTTCGTTCCGAAGCACAGGCAGCAGCGGGGCTTATGAATCCGAACATCGTGAATGTTTACGATGTGGGGGAGGACCGCGGACTGTATTATATGGTCATGGAGCTTGTAGAAGGAATTACGTTAAAGGAATACATTCAGAAGAAGGGCAGACTTTCGACCAAAGAGGTCATAAGTATTGCGATTCAGATGTGCTGCGGTATCGAGGCGGCGCATCGGCATCATATTATTCATCGCGATATTAAGCCGCAGAATATTATGATTTCCAAAGAAGGCAAGGTGAAGGTGACCGATTTCGGAATCGCGCGGGCGACCACGTCCAATACGGTCAGTTCAAACGCCATGGGTTCTGTTCATTATGTTTCACCGGAGCAGGCGCGGGGCGGTTTTTGTGATGCGAAGAGCGATATTTATTCTGTCGGCATTACGCTCTATGAGATGGTGACAGGGCAGGTGCCGTTCGATGGGGATTCCACTGTTTCCGTAGCGATGAAGCATTTGCAGGAGAATATTACGCCTCCTTCAGAACTCGCGCCGGATATCTCGGAGGCGCTGGAGAAGATCATTTTAAAATGTACTCAGAAAAGTCCGGACAGACGGTATCAGGATATCGGTATGCTCATACAGGATCTGAAGCGTGCAATTGTGGATCCGCAGGGCGGCTTTGTGGATATCGCGCCGATTAGCAGTCTGGGCGGCACCGTCGTAATCTCACAGGAGGATATGGAGCGCCTCAAACGGGGTGGGAAGAGGTATCGTGATGAAGATTATGATGATGACTATGACGATTACGATGATAGTGACTATGATGATAGTGATTATGATGATGACTATGACGATGAAGAGTATGATGATGGCAGGTATGATCGCCGTCGCGGTTATGACGATGAGGACGACGATTATGATGTGGATGAAAAGCGGGGAAGAAACGGGGAAGTCAATCCGCGGATGAATAAGATGATGAAGATCCTCACCATTGTGGTGGCGGTCATCATTGTGTTTGTACTGTTATTTATTATTGGAAAAGCGGCAGGAATCATCAAATTCGGACCAGGAACACAGGCGCAGGAGAATGTGGAGGCGAAGGTCGAGGTACCGAAGCTGATTGATCAGGAATATGAGGTCGCTGCAGAGATGTGCGAGAAGAAAAATCTTGAGATCAAGATCGTGCAGAAAAAACATTCCGATAAAGAAGACGGGGTTGTTCTCGAACAGAACCCGGAAGCGGGGAAGAAAGTCAAGAAGAAGACGGTAATCGAAGTCGTAGTAAGCTCTGGAGCAGAGGAAATTGAGGTGCCGCCGGTAGAGAACCTGACAGAAGATGAGGCGAGAAATGTCTTAAGGGAAGCTGGATTTGAGAAGGTAAAAATAGATGGTGATGAGTACAGCGATACGGTAGCGTCCGGTATGGCAATCAAGACATCGCCGGAGGCGGGAACCAAAACGACCACCGATACGGAGATCACGCTGTATATCAGTAAAGGGGCCGAGAAGAAGACTGTTCCGAATCTAAAGAATAGGACAGTAGAAGAGGCGAAGGCAGCACTTAGTTCCGCAGGACTTGCTGACGGAGGCACCAGCAAAGAGGAGTACAGCGACACAGTCGAGAAGGGACACATCATTTCCCAGAGTGTGGAGGCGAATAAAAAGGTGGAGAAGGGCACTTCGGTGAGTTATGTGGTAAGTAAAGGAAAGAAACCGGCGGATACCGTTTCCATTCCTCCGGTTGCGGGCAAATCCCTGAAGACTGCGAAATCGATGATGGACAATGTGGGACTGTATTATGAAGTGAAGGAGCTGGACAGCGATCAGCCATATGGCACTGTTCTGGGGACAGATCCGGAAGGTGGCAAAGTAGAGGTGGGAAGCACTGTTACTATTTTCATCAGTAATGCGTCTCAGGCAAATAATAATGACAGCAATAATACTTCTGATCAGAATAATAATAACGACAACAATACAGAAACCAATGAGTAGAGTGGCGAAAAGGACTGTTTATGCAGGGTAGGATTATGAAAGGGATAGCAGGATTCTACTACGTTTATGACGTAGTAGAATTCGCTGTTTATGAATGTAAGGCGAAAGGTATTTTTCGAAAAGATAAAATTAAGCCTTTGGTGGGGGATTTCGTAGAATATGAGATTCTGAACAGAGAGGAAAAGACGGGGAATATTACGGCGATACTTCCGAGAAAAAGCGAGCTCATCCGGCCGGCCGTAGCCAATGCGGATCAGGCGATGGTGGTATTTGCGGTGACGGACCCCAGGCCGCACTTAAACCTTCTGGATCGGTTTCTGGTGATGATGGAGCGGCAGCAGGTGCCGGTGATCATCTGTTTTAACAAAACCGATCTGGCAAAGGAAGAACAGATATGTAAGCTCCGTGAAGTTTATGAAGGCAGTGGATATCGCACGGTCTTCTTAAGCGCAGGGAGAAAAGAGAATATTGAAGAATTGAGAGAATTGCTCATTGGAAAGACGACAGTGGCGGCGGGACCTTCGGGAGTGGGGAAATCGTCCCTTACGAATTGTCTGCAGAGGAACGTGAGTATGGAGACGGGAAGTATCAGCCGCAAAACACTGCGGGGGAAGCATACGACAAGGCATTCGGAGCTGATCGCGATTGACGAAGAGTCCTATATCATGGACACGCCCGGTTTCTCTTCCCTTTATACCGATGATTTTGATAAAGAAGAGCTGAAACAGTATTTTCCAGAATTTGCAGGACTTGAGGATGGATGTCGTTTCCTGGGGTGCAATCATGTGAGTGAGCCGGATTGTGCGGTCAAGGAAGCGGTAGAGCGGGGAGCGATCCATCCGGTGCGCTATAAGAATTATCTGGAAATATATCAGGAGTTGGAACAAAAAGAGAAAAGGAGGTACTGATTTTATGAAAAATATTTTATCCCCTTCTATTCTGGCGGCGGATTTTACCAGATTGGGAGAAGAAATCAAGATGACAGAGGAGGCCGGGGCTAAGTATCTGCACTTTGATGTGATGGACGGTGTGTTCGTCCCCAGCATTTCTTTTGGTATGCCGGTTTTGAAATCAATCAAAAAAGCGACCGGACAGGTGATGGATACACATTTGATGATCACGGAGCCGATCCGTTATATTAAGGAATTTGCCGAGGCCGGAGCGGACCTGATCACCATTCACTATGAAGCCTGCGAAGATGTGCGCGCGGCTTTAGAGCAGATCAGGGCGTGTCATGTAAAGACAGGAATTTCTATTTGTCCGGAGACGCCGGTCAGTGTGCTGGAGGAATATCTGGAAGAGGTGGATATGATTCTTGTCATGACGGTGCACCCGGGCTTCGGGGGACAGAAGCTGATTCCGGAGACGCTGGATAAGGTGCGGGAACTCAGAAAGCTCCTCTCAGAAAAAGGTCTTGAGACGGATATCCAGGTGGACGGCGGTATCTATGCAAGTAACGTCAGGGAAGCGCTGGATGCCGGGGCCAATGTCATTGTTGCAGGTTCGGCTGTTTTTCGTGGAAATGCGGCGGATAACACAAAAGAATTTATGGAGATATTAAAAAATTATGAGTAAGACAATTATTATCAGCGGTGGTGTCATAGACGAGGCGTTTATAGGCAAGGTGCTTGCTGAGGAAGAGGGAGCATACGTGATCGGCGTGGACCGGGGCGTGGAATACCTGTATCATCACGGAATTATGCCACAGTATATCGTCGGGGATTTTGACAGCATCGATCCGAAGGTGATTGATTATTACCGGAATGAGACGCATGTGGCGATCCGGGAGTTCAATCCGATCAAGGATGCGACGGATACGGAGATCGCAATCCGGCTTGGCATCACCCTGGGAAGCAAGGAAATGCTTATTCTCGGTGCGACCGGAGGAAGGATCGATCATTTGTGGGCGAATATTCAGACGCTTGCAGTGGCGTTGAGGGCCGGGGTGAAGGCGTATATCATGGATGATAAAAACAAGATCTATGTGATCGATAAGCCCTGCAAGGTTAGGAAAAGCGAGGCATTCGGACCGTATTTGTCCGTGTTCACGCTGAGCGGCGAGGTGTTTGATTTCAACCTGACGGGAACGAAATGGCCGCTTCGGCATCATACCCTGAAGCCCTATGACAGCCTGACGGTCAGCAATCGTTTCGCGGAAGATACGGTGGAAATTGATTTTTCCAGCGGGGTACTGGTCGTGATGGAGACCAGGGATAAGTAAGCAGGTAAGAGGGCGCTTACAATGAGAAGAAAAGATGGAGAGGAATAGACAGAGATGAAATTGGGAATCGTTGGACTGCCTAATGTAGGCAAAAGTACATTATTTAATTCACTGACAAAAGCGGGAGCGGAATCGGCGAACTATCCGTTCTGTACCATTGACCCGAATGTGGGCGTGGTGACTGTGCCGGATGAAAGGCTTGATGTGCTGGGAGAGATGTACCACACGAAGAAGATCATTCCTGCGGCTATTGAATTCGTAGATATTGCAGGACTGGTAAAAGGTGCGTCCAAAGGGGAAGGACTGGGCAATCAGTTCCTTGCCAACATCCGTGAGGTGGACGCCATCGTGCATGTAGTGCGCTGCTTTGAGGACAGCAATATCGTGCATGTGGATGGATCGATCGACCCGCTGCGCGATATCGAGACCATCAATCTGGAACTGATCTTCTCAGATATTGAGATCCTGGAGAGAAGGATTTCCAAGGCAGTGCGTGCGGCCCGCAATGATAAGACGATCGCCAAGGAGCTTGCGCTGATGGAGCGGGTCAAGGCGCATCTGGAAGAAGGAAAGCTGGCGAAGAGCTTTGATGAGGTCGGTGATGAGGACGAGCAGGCGTGGCTGGAGAGCTACAACCTTCTGACCTATAAGCCGGTGATCTTCGCGGCAAATGTAGCGGAAGATGATCTGGCAGATGATGCGGTGGACAATGCGGGTGTGCAGGCGGTCCGTGAATATGCGGTCCGTGAGAATTGCGAGGTATTTGTGGTATGTGCGCAGATCGAGCAGGAGATCGCTGAACTGGATGATGATGAGAAAAAGATGTTCCTGGAGGATCTGGGACTTAAGCAGTCCGGCCTTGAAAAACTGATTCAGGCAAGCTACAGCCTGTTGGGGCTGATCAGCTATCTGACCGCGGGAGAGCCGGAAGTCCGCGCATGGACGATCAAAAAAGGGACCAAGGCGCCCCAGGCTGCCGGAAAGATTCATTCCGATTTTGAGAGAGGGTTCATCCGGGCGGAGATCGTTTCCTATGATGATCTGATGGCATGTGGAACCTACAATGCTGCAAAAGAGAAAGGCCTTGTCAGATTGGAAGGAAAAGAATATATTGTACAGGATGGAGATATTATTCTGTTCCGGTTTAATGTGTAGTTTAAAGCTGCCGTCCGGCAGGAGAAAGTGAGAGGATTATGACAGAAGCAATTCATTTCCCGCATTTGGGAATTCATTTGAAACATGTTGGAAAGGCAATTTCGATATTCGGATTTGATATTGCCTATTATGGAATGATCATAGGTTTTGGAATTTTGATTGGAATCGCGATCGCGGTGTATGAGGCGAAGCGGACAAGACAGAATCCGGAGGATTATCTGGATTTTGCGATTTATGCTATCATCTTTTCCATCATCGGTGCGAGAATTTATTATGTGGTCTTTGCGTGGGATATGTACAAAGGGCACCTGCTCAGCATTTTCAATATCCGTGAGGGCGGCCTTGCCATATACGGCGGTATTATTGCGGCAGTGATCACACTTCTCGTATTTGCACATCTGAAGCAGCTTTCGGCGCTTAAGATGCTGGATACGGCCTGCCTTGGACTTGTGGCGGGACAGATGATCGGCCGCTGGGGGAACTTCTTTAACAGGGAAGCGTTTGGCGAATACACGAACGGACCTTTTGCCATGCAGCTTCCGCTTGATGCGGTACGGGTATCGGATGTCACGGATCGTATGAGAAATCATATTGAGATCATTGATGGGGTGCGGTATATTCAGGTACACCCTACCTTCCTCTATGAGTCCGTCTGGTGCCTGGCGCTTTTGATTCTTTTACTGGTATGGCGTTACCGTAAGAAATTTACCGGCGAGATATTCTTCCTCTACCTTTGCGGGTATGGCCTTGGAAGATTCTGGATCGAGGGACTCAGGACGGATCAGCTTTTGCTTCCACTAGTCAAACTTCCGGTGTCCCAGGTGCTTTCCGGTGTTTTGTTTGTCGGATCGCTGGCCCTTATCATTTATCAGAGAATGCAGGCGGACAGGAACCGTATGAGGAGAATGCGGGAAAGGGAAGCACGGCGGGCGAGTACCCGCAGATCCCGGGATCTTTATGATTAGAGAAGGCAGTTGTTCATGAAAAGGAACAATCTAGGTGCAAGAATTACTGGACTTTTTAAAATGGACAGACTATAATAAGAATAAATGTGAAACTATTGACACAGTTAAGGAGGAAAACAAGAAATGGCAAGAGCAATGAAGACCATGGATGGTAATCATGCAGCCGCACATGCATCTTATGCATATACAGACGTAGCTGCTATTTACCCAATCACCCCTTCATCAGTAATGGCTGAAGCTACCGATGAGTGGGCAACTCAAGGAAGAAAGAATATTTTTGGACAGACTGTTCAGGTTACAGAGATGCAGTCTGAGGCAGGTGCAGCAGGTACCGTACACGGCTCCCTGTCAGCAGGTGCGCTTACGACCACCTATACAGCTTCTCAGGGCTTACTGCTTATGATTCCTAACTTATATAAAATCGCTGGTGAGCAGCTTCCGGGTGTATTTAACGTATCTGCACGTGCGATCGCTAGCCATGCATTATCTATTTTCGGTGATCACTCAGACGTATATGCCTGTCGTCAGACCGGATGCGCTATGCTTTGTGAGTCCAGCGTACAGGAAGTTATGGACTTAACTCCGGTTGCTCATTGTGCAGCAATCAAGGGACGTATCCCGTTCATCAACTTCTTTGACGGATTCCGTACCTCTCATGAGATCCAGAAGATCGAGACATGGGATTACGAAGATCTGGAAGATATGGTAGATAAGGATGCGATCGACGCATTCCGTAAGCATGCACTGAACCCGAATCATCCGTGTCAGAGAGGTTCTGCTCAGAACCCGGATATCTTCTTCCAGGCACGTGAGGCATGCAACCCGTTCTACGATGCTATGCCGGCAATCGTTCAGGAGTACATGGACAAGGTCAACGCTAAGATCGGTACGAACTACAAACTGTTCAACTACCATGGAGCAGAGGATGCAGAGAACGTGATCGTTGCTATGGGATCTGTTTGTGATACGATCGACGAGACTATCGACTACTTACTTGCACAGGGCAAGAAGGTCGGCGTTGTAAAGGTTCGTCTGTACAGACCGTTCAGCGCTCAGGCACTTATCGATGCAATTCCTGAGACAGTTAAATGCATCAACGTATTAGACAGAACCAAAGAGCCGGGAGCTCTTGGCGAGCCTCTGTACCTTGATGTTGTTGCAGCTCTTAAGGGCAGCAAGTTCGACGGCGTGAAGATTAACTCCGGCCGTTACGGATTAGGTTCTAAGGATACAACTCCGGCTCAGATCGTTGCTGTATTCGAGAACGTAGACAAAGCAGTATTCACCATCGGTATCGTTGATGACGTTACAGGACTTTCTCTTGAGGTTGGCGCTCCTCTGGTTACGACTCCGGAAGGAACCATCAACTGTAAGTTCTGGGGACTTGGAGCTGACGGAACTGTTGGTGCTAACAAGAACTCTATCAAGATCATCGGTGACAACACCGATATGTATGCTCAGGCATATTTTGACTATGACTCCAAGAAGTCAGGCGGTGTAACAATGTCTCACCTGCGTTTTGGTAAGAAGCCGATCAAATCTACTTACCTTATCAAGACTGCTAACTTTGTTGCATGCCACAACCCGTCTTATGTAAATAAATACAACATGGTTCAGGAGCTTGTTGACGGAGGAACCTTCCTTCTGAACTGCCCGTGGAACGCAGAAGAGCTTGACAAGCATCTGCCGGGACAGGTGAAGGCATTCATCGCTAACCATGGTATCAAGTTCTACACGATCGACGGTATCAAGATCGGGAAAGAGATCGGACTTGGCGGACGTATCAACACCGTTCTTCAGTCTGCATTCTTCAAGCTGGCTAACATCATTCCGGAAGAAGAAGCAATCGATCTGATGAAGAAAGCTGCAAAAGCTACCTACGGCAAGAAGGGTGACAAGATCGTTCAGATGAACTACGATGCAATCGACGCTGGTGCAAAACAGGTCGTTGAAGTAGAAGTTCCGGAGAACTGGAAAGACTGCGCTGACGAAGGATTATTCTCACCGGAAGTTAAGGGCGGAAGAGAAGACGCTGTTTCCTTCGTTAAGAATATCCAGGCTAAGGTCAACGCTCAGGAAGGATATTCTCTGCCGGTATCTGCATTTAAGGATTATGTAGATGGTTCTACACCGTCCGGTACAGCAGCATACGAGAAACGTGGTATCGCAGTTGATATCCCGGTTTGGGTACCGGAGAACTGTATCCAGTGTAACCGTTGTGCATACGTTTGTCCGCACGCTGTTATCCGTCCGGTGGCTCTGACAGAAGAAGATATGGCTAAGGCTCCGGAAGGAATCAAGGCAATCGATATGGTTGGTATGCCGGGAATGAAGTTCGCTATGACAGTTTCCGCATATGACTGTACAGGATGTGGCTCTTGTGCAAATGTCTGCCCGGGCAAGAAGGGCGAGAAGGCTCTCGTTATGCAGAACATGGAAGCAAACGCTGGCGAGCAGGTATACTTCGACTTTGGTACAGAGATTCCTGTAAAACCGGAAGTTGTTGCTAAGTTCAAAGAGAATACCGTAAAAGGTTCTCAGTTCAAACAGCCGCTCCTTGAGTTCTCAGGCGCTTGTGCCGGATGTGGTGAGACACCGTACGCTAAACTTATTACACAGTTATTCGGTGACAGAATGTACATTGCTAACGCAACAGGATGCTCCTCTATCTGGGGTAACTCTTCACCGTCTACACCGTACACCGTAAATGCTAAGGGACAGGGTCCGGCATGGTCCAACTCTCTGTTCGAAGATGCAGCAGAGTTCGGTTATGGTATGCTGCTTGCTCAGAGAGCATTAAGAGATGGCCTGAAGACAAAAGTTGAGGCTGTTGCAGCAGCAGAAGAAGCTTCTGATGAAGTGAAAGCAGCTTGCCAGGAGTGGTTAGACACATTTGCATGTGGCGCTACGAACGGAACAGCTACTGATAAACTGGTTGCAGCACTCGAAGGATGTGACTGCCCGACATGCCAGGATATCGTAAAGAATAAAGACTTCCTTGCTAAGAAATCTCAGTGGATCTTCGGTGGTGACGGATGGGCATACGATATCGGATTCGGCGGTGTTGACCACGTACTTGCAAGTGGAAAAGACATCAACGTAATGGTATTCGATACCGAGGTTTACTCCAACACAGGTGGACAGTCTTCTAAGGCTACCAAGACCGGTGCAATCGCTCAGTTCGCTGCAGGCGGAAAAGAGACCAAGAAGAAAGACCTTGCAAGTATCGCTATGAGCTATGGCTATGTATACGTTGCACAGATCGCTATGGGTGCTGACTTCAATCAGACCGTAAAAGCAATCTCTGAGGCTGAGGCATATCCGGGACCGTCCCTGATCATCGCTTACGCTCCGTGTATCAACCATGGTATCAAGAAAGGTATGAGTAAAGCTCAGACTGAGGAAGCTCTGGCAGTTGAGTGCGGATACTGGAATAACTTCCGTTACAACCCGGCAGCTGAAGGCGCTAAGTTCACTCTTGACAGCAAAGAGCCGAAGATGGAAGGCTACAAAGAATTCCTGAACGGTGAGGTTCGTTACAACGCTCTCGCTAGATTCAATCCGGAGAAGGCAGAAGTAATGTTCGCTCAGAACGAGGCAGAGGCTAAGGCTAGATACGAATATCTGAAGAAACTGATCACACTGTACGGTGGAGAGGAATAAGAGGATATTCTGAATAAAGATTATCAGGCGGCATGGCGAAAGGCTATGCCGCCATTTTTTTGTTACCGTGTATACCTAAGCGAAGGTCCAGCGGGCCTTGTTTTGGTTGCCAAGCATACCTAAGTGAACGTCCGGTGGACGTTCATCTCGGTTGCCAAGCATACCTAAGTGAACGTCCAGTGGACGTTCATCTCGGTCTCATAAAATAGTACTTGACAAAAGCGACACGAGTGTCTTAAAATATAAAAAAGACATTGGTGTCGCTTTTGAATTATCGAAGATATTGAGAAAAGAATGAAAGTGAGAACAGCATGGGAAATAAAGGAGATGCGACGAGAGAGTATATCAAAGAAAAAGCATATACATTATTTGCCGAAAAAGGTTTCAAGGACGTTACGATGAAGGATGTATGTGAAGTGACAGGGCTTAGCCGGGGAGGTCTGTATCGACATTTTGATAGTACAGCGCAGATATTTGAGGAGATCTTTTTGGAACTGACGGGAAAGACGGAGCAGGATTTTGCAGAGCGAATTGATGCGGGAGAGAATGCCAGGCAGATGCTTGAAGATATATTGGAGAAATATAAGGAGGAGATTGAGGAGAAGGAGCGGACTCTGACACTTGCGATATATGAGTATTCGCAGGCGGTCAACAGTGAATTCCTGATTGAACTCAACCGGACGTCGAAGGTCAAATGGAAGGAATTCATTAAATACGGGGTGGACCAGGGAGAGTTTGTTGATGTCGAGATAGATGCGGTCGTGGATTTGATCCTATATGCCTACCAGGGGGCACGAATGTGGAGTAAGATTCTTCCGGTTGACCGCGGAGTGAGCCGGCATATAGTCGATTGCATTTATGGTATGCTGCTTGAGAAAGGTGAGAAGAAGGAAGAGTAGTCGTTTTTTAGGTACTTTAATTGCCTTACCATACTTCCGCTGTGCTTTTGTAAGAAGGAAGAATAGTAGTTTTTAGATACGGAAAGCATACCAGATTATTAAGGAGGAAAGATATGAGAATAGATGAGATGAAAGAACGATCCATAGAGCTTGGATATACCTATGAGAAAGTAGCGGAACTCTCCGGAGCACCGGCTGAAGAAGTGGAAAAAGTTATAGAAGATACGGAAAAGTCCTTTGATTATAATACAATGATAGCATTGGGGAAATTCTTTGATGAGACTTATCCTATGACAGTGCGGGAGAGTTCTCCCCTTTATTGCAATAAAGTTCAGGGAGAATATACTCTGGAAGATTATCTGGCGCTTCCGGATGACAGACGGGTGGAATTGATAGACGGAGTTTTCTATGATATGTCTGCGCCTACCAGTATCCATCAGTTGATAGGCGGGCAGATATATACACAGTTAAACAATTATGTGAGCAAGAAAAAGGGGCCGTGCCTGCCATTTATCGCTCCTGTTGATGTGCAATTGGATTGTGATGAGAAGACGATCGTGCAGCCGGATGTGATGATCGTATGCGACAGAGAAAAAGTTACCAAGGCGCGTATTTTTGGGGCACCGGATTTTGTAATTGAAGTCTTGTCCAAGTCAACGAAAAAGAAGGACAGATTGATCAAACTCCAGAAATATAAGATGGCTGGCGTGAGGGAATACTGGATGATCGACCCGGATAAAAGGAATGTGGTAGTTCATGATTTTGAGAGGGATAAGTCTCCTGTAATCTATGGCTTTGATGCAAAGGTTCCCGTTGGAATATATGGCGGTGAGTGTGAAATCGATATGAGAGAGGTTTATGAAGTGGTTCGTTTCATTTATGAGAGCTAGTAAAATAGATATGGCAATATAGGAATATAGCGGGAAGGATGGCAGAAAGCAGATTGTTATTGGGCATGGTTTGCGTTTAACATTTGATATTATGAAATAAAGAGAAAGGAAGAAAAAAGAATGAAAACACCTATATTAGAAACAGAAAGATTGCTTTTAAGACCTATGACTGTCAATGATTCCGAGGAGGTCTTTAGGAATTGGGCCAGCGATGCAGAAGTGGCAAAGTTTATGAGATGGAGCACACATGAGAATGTGGAGGTAACGAGGCAGTGGCTGGAGAGTGAGGAGAAAGAGATAGAAAGTGAGCAGTTGTATGACTGGGGATTTGTGCTGAAAGAGACGGGAGAGTTGATTGGTTCCGGCGGATTAAGCTGGGTCCAGGAAAAGGGGATGTATGAGCTGGGCTACAATATTATGAGAAAATACTGGAACCAGGGACTCACTACCGAGGCCGCAAAAGAGATTGTGCGGTTCGGACTGGAAGAATTAAAAGCGGAGAAATTATATAGCTGCCATGCAAAGGAGAATCCGGCTTCCGGAAGGGTGATGGTGAAAGCAGGCTTCCAGTATTGGAAGGATGCAGTCTATAGTAGTTGGGATCATACGAAGACATATGAGTGCAGGGAATATATTTTGACAAAATAAATCAAGAATATGCAATAAAAGGTTGACATTTCTATATAAAAATGGTACAACAAGTTATATGTGAATATGGACCGGATAGAGGCGCGGGATTCATCAGTACGATATGACATTAAGGATAGGGAAATCTGTCATATCAGAAAGGGGAGACCGCCGAAGGAATCAGTGTATCCCAAGCTGGTTTCTGGGACGATGCAGAAGATGCAGCGTACTGTCACATTTGTGGAGCGCTATCAAGATATGCTATGTACAGCCATGAATATACCTCCGTGCGGACGATATTCATGGCGTTTTACATTTTAAAGGAAAAGAGAGGATTTACACATGAAGACAAAGGTAAGAAGACTGATGTGGGCTTTCATGGCGATTATATCTGCGGTACTGTGCAGTCCGTTGGTCGCATTTGCGGCTGAGGAAGCCGAAGAGTACGTACCTGCCATGTATGCCAGTTTCTGGGCGTTGGTGCCGCCGATCGTAGCGATTGGACTGGCGCTGATCACAAAAGAGGTTTAT of Roseburia hominis contains these proteins:
- the lgt gene encoding prolipoprotein diacylglyceryl transferase; amino-acid sequence: MTEAIHFPHLGIHLKHVGKAISIFGFDIAYYGMIIGFGILIGIAIAVYEAKRTRQNPEDYLDFAIYAIIFSIIGARIYYVVFAWDMYKGHLLSIFNIREGGLAIYGGIIAAVITLLVFAHLKQLSALKMLDTACLGLVAGQMIGRWGNFFNREAFGEYTNGPFAMQLPLDAVRVSDVTDRMRNHIEIIDGVRYIQVHPTFLYESVWCLALLILLLVWRYRKKFTGEIFFLYLCGYGLGRFWIEGLRTDQLLLPLVKLPVSQVLSGVLFVGSLALIIYQRMQADRNRMRRMREREARRASTRRSRDLYD
- the nifJ gene encoding pyruvate:ferredoxin (flavodoxin) oxidoreductase; this encodes MARAMKTMDGNHAAAHASYAYTDVAAIYPITPSSVMAEATDEWATQGRKNIFGQTVQVTEMQSEAGAAGTVHGSLSAGALTTTYTASQGLLLMIPNLYKIAGEQLPGVFNVSARAIASHALSIFGDHSDVYACRQTGCAMLCESSVQEVMDLTPVAHCAAIKGRIPFINFFDGFRTSHEIQKIETWDYEDLEDMVDKDAIDAFRKHALNPNHPCQRGSAQNPDIFFQAREACNPFYDAMPAIVQEYMDKVNAKIGTNYKLFNYHGAEDAENVIVAMGSVCDTIDETIDYLLAQGKKVGVVKVRLYRPFSAQALIDAIPETVKCINVLDRTKEPGALGEPLYLDVVAALKGSKFDGVKINSGRYGLGSKDTTPAQIVAVFENVDKAVFTIGIVDDVTGLSLEVGAPLVTTPEGTINCKFWGLGADGTVGANKNSIKIIGDNTDMYAQAYFDYDSKKSGGVTMSHLRFGKKPIKSTYLIKTANFVACHNPSYVNKYNMVQELVDGGTFLLNCPWNAEELDKHLPGQVKAFIANHGIKFYTIDGIKIGKEIGLGGRINTVLQSAFFKLANIIPEEEAIDLMKKAAKATYGKKGDKIVQMNYDAIDAGAKQVVEVEVPENWKDCADEGLFSPEVKGGREDAVSFVKNIQAKVNAQEGYSLPVSAFKDYVDGSTPSGTAAYEKRGIAVDIPVWVPENCIQCNRCAYVCPHAVIRPVALTEEDMAKAPEGIKAIDMVGMPGMKFAMTVSAYDCTGCGSCANVCPGKKGEKALVMQNMEANAGEQVYFDFGTEIPVKPEVVAKFKENTVKGSQFKQPLLEFSGACAGCGETPYAKLITQLFGDRMYIANATGCSSIWGNSSPSTPYTVNAKGQGPAWSNSLFEDAAEFGYGMLLAQRALRDGLKTKVEAVAAAEEASDEVKAACQEWLDTFACGATNGTATDKLVAALEGCDCPTCQDIVKNKDFLAKKSQWIFGGDGWAYDIGFGGVDHVLASGKDINVMVFDTEVYSNTGGQSSKATKTGAIAQFAAGGKETKKKDLASIAMSYGYVYVAQIAMGADFNQTVKAISEAEAYPGPSLIIAYAPCINHGIKKGMSKAQTEEALAVECGYWNNFRYNPAAEGAKFTLDSKEPKMEGYKEFLNGEVRYNALARFNPEKAEVMFAQNEAEAKARYEYLKKLITLYGGEE
- a CDS encoding TetR/AcrR family transcriptional regulator is translated as MGNKGDATREYIKEKAYTLFAEKGFKDVTMKDVCEVTGLSRGGLYRHFDSTAQIFEEIFLELTGKTEQDFAERIDAGENARQMLEDILEKYKEEIEEKERTLTLAIYEYSQAVNSEFLIELNRTSKVKWKEFIKYGVDQGEFVDVEIDAVVDLILYAYQGARMWSKILPVDRGVSRHIVDCIYGMLLEKGEKKEE
- a CDS encoding Uma2 family endonuclease, with product MRIDEMKERSIELGYTYEKVAELSGAPAEEVEKVIEDTEKSFDYNTMIALGKFFDETYPMTVRESSPLYCNKVQGEYTLEDYLALPDDRRVELIDGVFYDMSAPTSIHQLIGGQIYTQLNNYVSKKKGPCLPFIAPVDVQLDCDEKTIVQPDVMIVCDREKVTKARIFGAPDFVIEVLSKSTKKKDRLIKLQKYKMAGVREYWMIDPDKRNVVVHDFERDKSPVIYGFDAKVPVGIYGGECEIDMREVYEVVRFIYES
- a CDS encoding GNAT family N-acetyltransferase, which produces MKTPILETERLLLRPMTVNDSEEVFRNWASDAEVAKFMRWSTHENVEVTRQWLESEEKEIESEQLYDWGFVLKETGELIGSGGLSWVQEKGMYELGYNIMRKYWNQGLTTEAAKEIVRFGLEELKAEKLYSCHAKENPASGRVMVKAGFQYWKDAVYSSWDHTKTYECREYILTK